A DNA window from Nitrospirota bacterium contains the following coding sequences:
- a CDS encoding DUF1848 domain-containing protein, whose translation MIISASRRTDIPAFYADWFMRRIRAGYLFVQNPYNAHKHSKVDLSTDAVDAIVFWTKNPQPLMKHLDELSESGYKYYFQFTLTGYPPLIEPSVPPFDEIISTFEALSSKIGADKVIWRFDPIIISDITAEEYIIGNFKNIAELLRDHTKRVVISFVDFYKKVIRNLDTLTKTTHINFYDINPDTERINRISNLLSQIAQDNSMQIYSCSEQHDLLEFGIQRGKCIDDDLLKLLFGFAKNVSKDKNQRERCGCVVSQDIGHYDSCVHGCVYCYANSDKAAAQKNNKQHDPESPFLIVGLKL comes from the coding sequence ATGATAATATCAGCAAGCAGACGGACGGATATTCCGGCTTTTTATGCTGACTGGTTCATGCGCAGAATCAGAGCTGGTTACCTTTTTGTTCAAAACCCCTACAATGCGCATAAGCACTCCAAAGTTGATCTTTCGACAGATGCAGTGGATGCAATTGTGTTTTGGACAAAGAATCCGCAACCGTTAATGAAACATCTGGATGAACTTTCGGAGTCAGGATATAAATACTATTTCCAATTCACATTAACCGGATACCCGCCTCTGATTGAACCCTCAGTGCCGCCATTTGATGAGATAATTTCCACTTTTGAAGCGCTAAGTTCTAAGATTGGAGCGGATAAAGTTATCTGGCGGTTTGATCCAATCATAATTTCTGATATTACGGCTGAGGAGTATATTATTGGAAATTTTAAGAACATTGCTGAACTTCTGAGGGATCATACAAAGAGAGTGGTTATAAGTTTTGTTGATTTCTATAAAAAGGTAATACGGAATCTGGACACTCTTACAAAGACGACGCATATCAATTTTTATGACATCAATCCTGATACGGAGCGTATTAACCGCATATCAAACTTGCTGTCGCAGATTGCGCAAGATAACTCAATGCAGATATACAGTTGTTCGGAGCAACATGATCTTTTGGAGTTTGGCATACAGCGTGGTAAATGTATAGACGATGATTTGCTAAAGCTGCTTTTTGGATTTGCTAAAAATGTATCTAAGGATAAAAATCAGAGAGAGCGATGCGGCTGTGTGGTAAGTCAGGACATTGGGCACTATGACAGTTGTGTTCATGGTTGTGTGTATTGTTACGCTAACTCAGATAAAGCTGCAGCACAAAAAAACAACAAGCAGCATGACCCCGAAAGCCCGTTTCTGATAGTTGGACTTAAACTCTGA